The Mustela erminea isolate mMusErm1 chromosome 6, mMusErm1.Pri, whole genome shotgun sequence genome includes a region encoding these proteins:
- the ARHGAP9 gene encoding rho GTPase-activating protein 9 isoform X4, with product MSEHPVYCNLVDLRRCPRSPPTSPACPPLQRLDSWEQHLDPNSGRCFYINSLTGCKSWKPPRRTRVRERNTGSMEGTQTLNRDNGVPQPQAKGSESDKVTPELLGPQGSPYICPNTFQLHPSDQPSALQPTRPLPQVLDDPHEVEKSGLLNVTKIAQGGRKLRKNWSSSWVVLAGNSLVFYREPPPTAPSSIWGPAGSRPESSVDLRGAALAHGRHLSSRRNVLHIRTVPGHEFLLQSDQEIEWRAWHRALRAVIERLDRENPLELRQSGSGPAELEELSGGEDDEEDSEPVSKPLLRIGGRRSSSRCPEGTEQNRVRNKLKRLIAKRPPLQSLQERGLLRDQVFGCQLESLCQREGDTVPSFVRLCIAAVDKRGLDVDGIYRVSGNLAVVQKLRFLVDRERAVTSDGRYVFPEQPGQEGRLDLDSAEWDDIHVVTGALKLFLRELPQPLVPPLLLPHFRAALALSESEQRVSQIRELIGSMPKPNRDTLQCLLEHLCRVIAHSDKNRMTPHNLGIVFGPTLFRPEQETSDPAAHALYPGQLVQLMLTDFASLFP from the exons ATGTCAGAGCACCCTGTGTACTGCAACCTAGTGGACCTTCGCCGCTGTCCCCGGTCTCCTCCCACAAGCCCTGCGTGCCCCCCACTACAGAGGCTGGACTCCTGGGAGCAACACTTGGACCCTAACTCCGGACGCTGCTTCTACATAAATTCGCTGACCGGCTGCAAGTCCTGGAAGCCTCCGCGCCGCACTCGAGTGCGGGAGAGG AACACTGGCTCCATGGAGGGGACGCAGACCCTGAATAGGGACAATGGTGTCCCGCAACCTCAGGCAAAGGGCTCAGAATCTGACAAGGTGACCCCGGAACTGCTTGGCCCCCAG GGTTCACCCTACATCTGCCCCAACACCTTCCAGCTCCACCCCTCAGACCAGCCTTCAGCCTTGCAGCCCACTCGACCTCTGCCCCAGGTCCTGGACGACCCCCAT GAGGTGGAAAAGTCGGGCCTGCTCAACGTGACCAAGATCGCCCAGGGGGGGCGGAAGCTCAG GAAGAACTGGAGCTCGTCTTGGGTGGTATTAGCCGGTAACAGCTTGGTGTTCTACCGGGAGCCGCCGCCCACCGCGCCCTCCTCAATCTGG GGACCAGCGGGTAGCCGACCCGAGAGCAGCGTGGACCTGCGCGGAGCAGCCCTGGCCCACGGCCGCCACCTGTCCAGCCGCCGCAACGTCCTGCAC ATCCGCACGGTCCCTGGCCACGAGTTCCTGCTGCAATCAGACCAGGAGATCGAGTGGCGAGCCTGGCACCGCGCGCTGCGGGCGGTCATCGAACGCCTG GATCGAGAGAACCCCCTGGAACTGCGTCAGTCAGGTTCGGGACCCGCAGAGCTGGAGGAGCTGAGCGGTGGGGAGGACGACGAAGAGGACTCGGAACCGGTGTCCAAGCCACTGCTGCGGATCGGCGGCCGCCGGAGCTCCA GTCGGTGTCCTGAAGGAACAGAGCAGAACCGCGTTCGGAACAAACTGAAGCGGCTTATCGCAAAGAGACCACCCTTGCAAAGCCTGCAGGAGCGTGGGCTGCTCCGAG ACCAGGTATTCGGCTGCCAGTTGGAATCACtgtgccagagggaaggggacacCGTGCCCAGCTTTGTGCGGCTCTGCATTGCTGCTGTGGATAAGAGAG GTCTAGATGTGGATGGCATTTACCGGGTGAGTGGAAACCTGGCGGTGGTCCAGAAGCTTCGCTTCCTGGTGGACAGAG AGCGGGCGGTCACCTCCGATGGGAGGTATGTGTTCCCAGAACAGCCAGGACAAG aagGCCGATTAGATTTGGACAGTGCTGAGTGGGATGATATTCACGTGGTCACTGGTGCTCTGAAGCTTTTTCTCAGGGAGCTACCCCAGCCTCTGGTGCCCCCATTGCTGCTGCCCCATTTTCGTGCTGCCCTTG CACTCTCCGAATCAGAGCAGCGTGTCTCTCAAATACGAGAATTAATAGGCTCAATGCCCAAGCCCAACCGTGACACTCTGCAGTGCCTCCTGGAACATTTATGCAG GGTGATAGCACACTCGGATAAGAACCGCATGACCCCGCACAACCTGGGAATTGTGTTTGGGCCAACCCTGTTTCGGCCAGAGCAGGAGACATCTGACCCAGCCGCCCATGCCCTCTACCCTGGGCAGCTAGTGCAACTCATGCTCACTGACTTCGCCAGCCTTTTCCCATGA
- the ARHGAP9 gene encoding rho GTPase-activating protein 9 isoform X2 has translation MLSGRWWSSTWGSLGLGPQSPSRGSQLCALYAFTYTGADGRQVSLAEGDRFLLLRKTNSDWWLARRLGAPPTSRPIFVPAAYMTEESIPCQSPTTIAPSQSLWTPGPKVFHGSTEELCLSQEPPGRTQTTSKRPPPLPPKMCRSVSVTNLRPTLLKPFQEGASSRSLSQEDLLPEASANTARPQPLMSEHPVYCNLVDLRRCPRSPPTSPACPPLQRLDSWEQHLDPNSGRCFYINSLTGCKSWKPPRRTRVRERNTGSMEGTQTLNRDNGVPQPQAKGSESDKVTPELLGPQGSPYICPNTFQLHPSDQPSALQPTRPLPQVLDDPHEVEKSGLLNVTKIAQGGRKLRKNWSSSWVVLAGNSLVFYREPPPTAPSSIWGPAGSRPESSVDLRGAALAHGRHLSSRRNVLHIRTVPGHEFLLQSDQEIEWRAWHRALRAVIERLDRENPLELRQSGSGPAELEELSGGEDDEEDSEPVSKPLLRIGGRRSSSRCPEGTEQNRVRNKLKRLIAKRPPLQSLQERGLLRGLDVDGIYRVSGNLAVVQKLRFLVDRERAVTSDGRYVFPEQPGQEGRLDLDSAEWDDIHVVTGALKLFLRELPQPLVPPLLLPHFRAALALSESEQRVSQIRELIGSMPKPNRDTLQCLLEHLCRVIAHSDKNRMTPHNLGIVFGPTLFRPEQETSDPAAHALYPGQLVQLMLTDFASLFP, from the exons CCTTGGGCTGGGGCCCCAAAGCCCTTCTCGGGGATCCCAGCTCTGTGCCCTCTATGCCTTCACTTACACTGGGGCAGATGGCCGGCAAGTGTCCCTAGCTGAAGGGGACAGGTTTCTACTGCTTCGAAAGACCAACTCAGACTGGTGGCTGGCAAGGCGCCTGGGAGCACCCCCCACTTCTCGACCCATCTTTGTCCCAGCTGCCTACATGACAGAGGAATCTATCCCATGCCAGAGCCCAACCACCATCGCCCCCAGCCAATCCCTCTGGACACCTG GGCCAAAGGTGTTTCATGGCTCCACGGAGGAGCTGTGCCTGTCTCAGGAACCCCCAGGCAGGACCCAGACCACCTCTAAGcggcctcctcctcttccccccaaaatgtGTAGAAGCGTCAGTGTTACCAATTTGAGGCCTACCCTCCTGAAGCCCTTCCAGGAAGGAGCAAGTAGCAGATCCCTCTCTCAGGAAGACTTACTGCCAGAGGCCAGTGCCAACACG GCAAGACCCCAGCCCCTCATGTCAGAGCACCCTGTGTACTGCAACCTAGTGGACCTTCGCCGCTGTCCCCGGTCTCCTCCCACAAGCCCTGCGTGCCCCCCACTACAGAGGCTGGACTCCTGGGAGCAACACTTGGACCCTAACTCCGGACGCTGCTTCTACATAAATTCGCTGACCGGCTGCAAGTCCTGGAAGCCTCCGCGCCGCACTCGAGTGCGGGAGAGG AACACTGGCTCCATGGAGGGGACGCAGACCCTGAATAGGGACAATGGTGTCCCGCAACCTCAGGCAAAGGGCTCAGAATCTGACAAGGTGACCCCGGAACTGCTTGGCCCCCAG GGTTCACCCTACATCTGCCCCAACACCTTCCAGCTCCACCCCTCAGACCAGCCTTCAGCCTTGCAGCCCACTCGACCTCTGCCCCAGGTCCTGGACGACCCCCAT GAGGTGGAAAAGTCGGGCCTGCTCAACGTGACCAAGATCGCCCAGGGGGGGCGGAAGCTCAG GAAGAACTGGAGCTCGTCTTGGGTGGTATTAGCCGGTAACAGCTTGGTGTTCTACCGGGAGCCGCCGCCCACCGCGCCCTCCTCAATCTGG GGACCAGCGGGTAGCCGACCCGAGAGCAGCGTGGACCTGCGCGGAGCAGCCCTGGCCCACGGCCGCCACCTGTCCAGCCGCCGCAACGTCCTGCAC ATCCGCACGGTCCCTGGCCACGAGTTCCTGCTGCAATCAGACCAGGAGATCGAGTGGCGAGCCTGGCACCGCGCGCTGCGGGCGGTCATCGAACGCCTG GATCGAGAGAACCCCCTGGAACTGCGTCAGTCAGGTTCGGGACCCGCAGAGCTGGAGGAGCTGAGCGGTGGGGAGGACGACGAAGAGGACTCGGAACCGGTGTCCAAGCCACTGCTGCGGATCGGCGGCCGCCGGAGCTCCA GTCGGTGTCCTGAAGGAACAGAGCAGAACCGCGTTCGGAACAAACTGAAGCGGCTTATCGCAAAGAGACCACCCTTGCAAAGCCTGCAGGAGCGTGGGCTGCTCCGAG GTCTAGATGTGGATGGCATTTACCGGGTGAGTGGAAACCTGGCGGTGGTCCAGAAGCTTCGCTTCCTGGTGGACAGAG AGCGGGCGGTCACCTCCGATGGGAGGTATGTGTTCCCAGAACAGCCAGGACAAG aagGCCGATTAGATTTGGACAGTGCTGAGTGGGATGATATTCACGTGGTCACTGGTGCTCTGAAGCTTTTTCTCAGGGAGCTACCCCAGCCTCTGGTGCCCCCATTGCTGCTGCCCCATTTTCGTGCTGCCCTTG CACTCTCCGAATCAGAGCAGCGTGTCTCTCAAATACGAGAATTAATAGGCTCAATGCCCAAGCCCAACCGTGACACTCTGCAGTGCCTCCTGGAACATTTATGCAG GGTGATAGCACACTCGGATAAGAACCGCATGACCCCGCACAACCTGGGAATTGTGTTTGGGCCAACCCTGTTTCGGCCAGAGCAGGAGACATCTGACCCAGCCGCCCATGCCCTCTACCCTGGGCAGCTAGTGCAACTCATGCTCACTGACTTCGCCAGCCTTTTCCCATGA
- the ARHGAP9 gene encoding rho GTPase-activating protein 9 isoform X1, which translates to MLSGRWWSSTWGSLGLGPQSPSRGSQLCALYAFTYTGADGRQVSLAEGDRFLLLRKTNSDWWLARRLGAPPTSRPIFVPAAYMTEESIPCQSPTTIAPSQSLWTPGPKVFHGSTEELCLSQEPPGRTQTTSKRPPPLPPKMCRSVSVTNLRPTLLKPFQEGASSRSLSQEDLLPEASANTARPQPLMSEHPVYCNLVDLRRCPRSPPTSPACPPLQRLDSWEQHLDPNSGRCFYINSLTGCKSWKPPRRTRVRERNTGSMEGTQTLNRDNGVPQPQAKGSESDKVTPELLGPQGSPYICPNTFQLHPSDQPSALQPTRPLPQVLDDPHEVEKSGLLNVTKIAQGGRKLRKNWSSSWVVLAGNSLVFYREPPPTAPSSIWGPAGSRPESSVDLRGAALAHGRHLSSRRNVLHIRTVPGHEFLLQSDQEIEWRAWHRALRAVIERLDRENPLELRQSGSGPAELEELSGGEDDEEDSEPVSKPLLRIGGRRSSSRCPEGTEQNRVRNKLKRLIAKRPPLQSLQERGLLRDQVFGCQLESLCQREGDTVPSFVRLCIAAVDKRGLDVDGIYRVSGNLAVVQKLRFLVDRERAVTSDGRYVFPEQPGQEGRLDLDSAEWDDIHVVTGALKLFLRELPQPLVPPLLLPHFRAALALSESEQRVSQIRELIGSMPKPNRDTLQCLLEHLCRVIAHSDKNRMTPHNLGIVFGPTLFRPEQETSDPAAHALYPGQLVQLMLTDFASLFP; encoded by the exons CCTTGGGCTGGGGCCCCAAAGCCCTTCTCGGGGATCCCAGCTCTGTGCCCTCTATGCCTTCACTTACACTGGGGCAGATGGCCGGCAAGTGTCCCTAGCTGAAGGGGACAGGTTTCTACTGCTTCGAAAGACCAACTCAGACTGGTGGCTGGCAAGGCGCCTGGGAGCACCCCCCACTTCTCGACCCATCTTTGTCCCAGCTGCCTACATGACAGAGGAATCTATCCCATGCCAGAGCCCAACCACCATCGCCCCCAGCCAATCCCTCTGGACACCTG GGCCAAAGGTGTTTCATGGCTCCACGGAGGAGCTGTGCCTGTCTCAGGAACCCCCAGGCAGGACCCAGACCACCTCTAAGcggcctcctcctcttccccccaaaatgtGTAGAAGCGTCAGTGTTACCAATTTGAGGCCTACCCTCCTGAAGCCCTTCCAGGAAGGAGCAAGTAGCAGATCCCTCTCTCAGGAAGACTTACTGCCAGAGGCCAGTGCCAACACG GCAAGACCCCAGCCCCTCATGTCAGAGCACCCTGTGTACTGCAACCTAGTGGACCTTCGCCGCTGTCCCCGGTCTCCTCCCACAAGCCCTGCGTGCCCCCCACTACAGAGGCTGGACTCCTGGGAGCAACACTTGGACCCTAACTCCGGACGCTGCTTCTACATAAATTCGCTGACCGGCTGCAAGTCCTGGAAGCCTCCGCGCCGCACTCGAGTGCGGGAGAGG AACACTGGCTCCATGGAGGGGACGCAGACCCTGAATAGGGACAATGGTGTCCCGCAACCTCAGGCAAAGGGCTCAGAATCTGACAAGGTGACCCCGGAACTGCTTGGCCCCCAG GGTTCACCCTACATCTGCCCCAACACCTTCCAGCTCCACCCCTCAGACCAGCCTTCAGCCTTGCAGCCCACTCGACCTCTGCCCCAGGTCCTGGACGACCCCCAT GAGGTGGAAAAGTCGGGCCTGCTCAACGTGACCAAGATCGCCCAGGGGGGGCGGAAGCTCAG GAAGAACTGGAGCTCGTCTTGGGTGGTATTAGCCGGTAACAGCTTGGTGTTCTACCGGGAGCCGCCGCCCACCGCGCCCTCCTCAATCTGG GGACCAGCGGGTAGCCGACCCGAGAGCAGCGTGGACCTGCGCGGAGCAGCCCTGGCCCACGGCCGCCACCTGTCCAGCCGCCGCAACGTCCTGCAC ATCCGCACGGTCCCTGGCCACGAGTTCCTGCTGCAATCAGACCAGGAGATCGAGTGGCGAGCCTGGCACCGCGCGCTGCGGGCGGTCATCGAACGCCTG GATCGAGAGAACCCCCTGGAACTGCGTCAGTCAGGTTCGGGACCCGCAGAGCTGGAGGAGCTGAGCGGTGGGGAGGACGACGAAGAGGACTCGGAACCGGTGTCCAAGCCACTGCTGCGGATCGGCGGCCGCCGGAGCTCCA GTCGGTGTCCTGAAGGAACAGAGCAGAACCGCGTTCGGAACAAACTGAAGCGGCTTATCGCAAAGAGACCACCCTTGCAAAGCCTGCAGGAGCGTGGGCTGCTCCGAG ACCAGGTATTCGGCTGCCAGTTGGAATCACtgtgccagagggaaggggacacCGTGCCCAGCTTTGTGCGGCTCTGCATTGCTGCTGTGGATAAGAGAG GTCTAGATGTGGATGGCATTTACCGGGTGAGTGGAAACCTGGCGGTGGTCCAGAAGCTTCGCTTCCTGGTGGACAGAG AGCGGGCGGTCACCTCCGATGGGAGGTATGTGTTCCCAGAACAGCCAGGACAAG aagGCCGATTAGATTTGGACAGTGCTGAGTGGGATGATATTCACGTGGTCACTGGTGCTCTGAAGCTTTTTCTCAGGGAGCTACCCCAGCCTCTGGTGCCCCCATTGCTGCTGCCCCATTTTCGTGCTGCCCTTG CACTCTCCGAATCAGAGCAGCGTGTCTCTCAAATACGAGAATTAATAGGCTCAATGCCCAAGCCCAACCGTGACACTCTGCAGTGCCTCCTGGAACATTTATGCAG GGTGATAGCACACTCGGATAAGAACCGCATGACCCCGCACAACCTGGGAATTGTGTTTGGGCCAACCCTGTTTCGGCCAGAGCAGGAGACATCTGACCCAGCCGCCCATGCCCTCTACCCTGGGCAGCTAGTGCAACTCATGCTCACTGACTTCGCCAGCCTTTTCCCATGA
- the ARHGAP9 gene encoding rho GTPase-activating protein 9 isoform X3, whose protein sequence is MLSGRWWSSTWGSLGLGPQSPSRGSQLCALYAFTYTGADGRQVSLAEGDRFLLLRKTNSDWWLARRLGAPPTSRPIFVPAAYMTEESIPCQSPTTIAPSQSLWTPGPKVFHGSTEELCLSQEPPGRTQTTSKRPPPLPPKMCRSVSVTNLRPTLLKPFQEGASSRSLSQEDLLPEASANTARPQPLMSEHPVYCNLVDLRRCPRSPPTSPACPPLQRLDSWEQHLDPNSGRCFYINSLTGCKSWKPPRRTRVRERGSPYICPNTFQLHPSDQPSALQPTRPLPQVLDDPHEVEKSGLLNVTKIAQGGRKLRKNWSSSWVVLAGNSLVFYREPPPTAPSSIWGPAGSRPESSVDLRGAALAHGRHLSSRRNVLHIRTVPGHEFLLQSDQEIEWRAWHRALRAVIERLDRENPLELRQSGSGPAELEELSGGEDDEEDSEPVSKPLLRIGGRRSSSRCPEGTEQNRVRNKLKRLIAKRPPLQSLQERGLLRDQVFGCQLESLCQREGDTVPSFVRLCIAAVDKRGLDVDGIYRVSGNLAVVQKLRFLVDRERAVTSDGRYVFPEQPGQEGRLDLDSAEWDDIHVVTGALKLFLRELPQPLVPPLLLPHFRAALALSESEQRVSQIRELIGSMPKPNRDTLQCLLEHLCRVIAHSDKNRMTPHNLGIVFGPTLFRPEQETSDPAAHALYPGQLVQLMLTDFASLFP, encoded by the exons CCTTGGGCTGGGGCCCCAAAGCCCTTCTCGGGGATCCCAGCTCTGTGCCCTCTATGCCTTCACTTACACTGGGGCAGATGGCCGGCAAGTGTCCCTAGCTGAAGGGGACAGGTTTCTACTGCTTCGAAAGACCAACTCAGACTGGTGGCTGGCAAGGCGCCTGGGAGCACCCCCCACTTCTCGACCCATCTTTGTCCCAGCTGCCTACATGACAGAGGAATCTATCCCATGCCAGAGCCCAACCACCATCGCCCCCAGCCAATCCCTCTGGACACCTG GGCCAAAGGTGTTTCATGGCTCCACGGAGGAGCTGTGCCTGTCTCAGGAACCCCCAGGCAGGACCCAGACCACCTCTAAGcggcctcctcctcttccccccaaaatgtGTAGAAGCGTCAGTGTTACCAATTTGAGGCCTACCCTCCTGAAGCCCTTCCAGGAAGGAGCAAGTAGCAGATCCCTCTCTCAGGAAGACTTACTGCCAGAGGCCAGTGCCAACACG GCAAGACCCCAGCCCCTCATGTCAGAGCACCCTGTGTACTGCAACCTAGTGGACCTTCGCCGCTGTCCCCGGTCTCCTCCCACAAGCCCTGCGTGCCCCCCACTACAGAGGCTGGACTCCTGGGAGCAACACTTGGACCCTAACTCCGGACGCTGCTTCTACATAAATTCGCTGACCGGCTGCAAGTCCTGGAAGCCTCCGCGCCGCACTCGAGTGCGGGAGAGG GGTTCACCCTACATCTGCCCCAACACCTTCCAGCTCCACCCCTCAGACCAGCCTTCAGCCTTGCAGCCCACTCGACCTCTGCCCCAGGTCCTGGACGACCCCCAT GAGGTGGAAAAGTCGGGCCTGCTCAACGTGACCAAGATCGCCCAGGGGGGGCGGAAGCTCAG GAAGAACTGGAGCTCGTCTTGGGTGGTATTAGCCGGTAACAGCTTGGTGTTCTACCGGGAGCCGCCGCCCACCGCGCCCTCCTCAATCTGG GGACCAGCGGGTAGCCGACCCGAGAGCAGCGTGGACCTGCGCGGAGCAGCCCTGGCCCACGGCCGCCACCTGTCCAGCCGCCGCAACGTCCTGCAC ATCCGCACGGTCCCTGGCCACGAGTTCCTGCTGCAATCAGACCAGGAGATCGAGTGGCGAGCCTGGCACCGCGCGCTGCGGGCGGTCATCGAACGCCTG GATCGAGAGAACCCCCTGGAACTGCGTCAGTCAGGTTCGGGACCCGCAGAGCTGGAGGAGCTGAGCGGTGGGGAGGACGACGAAGAGGACTCGGAACCGGTGTCCAAGCCACTGCTGCGGATCGGCGGCCGCCGGAGCTCCA GTCGGTGTCCTGAAGGAACAGAGCAGAACCGCGTTCGGAACAAACTGAAGCGGCTTATCGCAAAGAGACCACCCTTGCAAAGCCTGCAGGAGCGTGGGCTGCTCCGAG ACCAGGTATTCGGCTGCCAGTTGGAATCACtgtgccagagggaaggggacacCGTGCCCAGCTTTGTGCGGCTCTGCATTGCTGCTGTGGATAAGAGAG GTCTAGATGTGGATGGCATTTACCGGGTGAGTGGAAACCTGGCGGTGGTCCAGAAGCTTCGCTTCCTGGTGGACAGAG AGCGGGCGGTCACCTCCGATGGGAGGTATGTGTTCCCAGAACAGCCAGGACAAG aagGCCGATTAGATTTGGACAGTGCTGAGTGGGATGATATTCACGTGGTCACTGGTGCTCTGAAGCTTTTTCTCAGGGAGCTACCCCAGCCTCTGGTGCCCCCATTGCTGCTGCCCCATTTTCGTGCTGCCCTTG CACTCTCCGAATCAGAGCAGCGTGTCTCTCAAATACGAGAATTAATAGGCTCAATGCCCAAGCCCAACCGTGACACTCTGCAGTGCCTCCTGGAACATTTATGCAG GGTGATAGCACACTCGGATAAGAACCGCATGACCCCGCACAACCTGGGAATTGTGTTTGGGCCAACCCTGTTTCGGCCAGAGCAGGAGACATCTGACCCAGCCGCCCATGCCCTCTACCCTGGGCAGCTAGTGCAACTCATGCTCACTGACTTCGCCAGCCTTTTCCCATGA